TCTGCACGATCCAGACCTTGTTCAGGTCAAGAAATCCCAGGTCGGCAAGCAGGTAAAGACCGGTGGCCGCCACCACAATGGCGGAAAACATGACCTTGGGCACGGTGAAATCAGTCAGATAGAAGATGCCGGCCAGCTTGTGCGGATTGCCGAGTCCGCCCCTTTGCAGAAAGAAGCCGAACAATATCCCCAGGAGCACCGCCAGCCCCAGGGAGCTGTTGGCGCTGATCATTCCAGTGGCGTATAAAGGTGCGGTCATCACCATAACCTCCTGTATATGGCGGCTGTGACAAAGCCGCTGGCAAACATGGCAATAACAAAGACAAATCCGGCCACTGCCAGCTGGGCGCCGCCGGCCAGGGCCACGCCGCTGGTGCAGCCCCGGGCCAGGCGACTGGCAAAGCCGATGAGCAGGCCGCCGCCGAAACCGGCAAGCAACCTGGTCTTGTTATCTATTCTCCTGCCCTTGTCAAAGCGAAACTTGAATGAACCGCTCAGCAGGGCCGCGGTCAGGCCGCCGAGGAGGATGCCGCCCACCTCAAACAGGAGCCAGTCCTTAAGCGGGGCGGCCGTCTGCAGATAGCGGCCAAGATACTTGAGGCTGCCGGCATAGTCGGGGCTGACCGTCTTAAGGCCCACCGCCCCCAGCCGGGCAAAGGCGCTGGAGGCCCCCAACCCCCAGCCCATGATGCAGAAGGTAACGAGAAGGGTCAGGCCGATGGCGCCGCCGGCGAGATAGGGTGACCAGTAGTTGTTCTTTTTCATGGAGTCCTCCTGATTTTATATGAAAGTCGTCACCAAGCGCCGGCCTTGCCATGCCGGAGTGACGCCAAGCAGCAATATGCCGCCATGTCGGTTCAGGAAAGCGCAAACCATCTCGTAAACGCCTTTGTTGAGATTGCGATGATATTCCTTGAACTCCAGGGTCAGTCCCTCGCCCTGGCGGATCAGTTTCATGATATCGTGTCTATTGCTCACCATGCACAACTATCCCCAACTGATTTATCTGTTTCGGTTTCGTTTTTTTCTGGATCATGTTTTTTTTCCGTCACGGAAACCGGTTCCCCTGCCGGTGTCAAAAATCAGGCCTGCCCTGTTTCCCGCCCTTTTTTCAAGACTCGTTCCTCCATCTTTTCATAGTCACCCAGATGCGCCCGCATGAGGCTCTTCCAGAGCTTGCCATGGTTGGGCACAAAGAAGTGCAGGAGTTCATGGACAATGACGTAGTCCCAGAGGTCCCGGTCAAGTTCCAGCAGCTCGGTGTTGAAGTTCAAATGGCCGTTGGTGGAGCAGGAAGCCCATTTGTTGCGCATGGGCCGCACCCCGAGCCAGACCACCTTTACTTCGAGTTTTTTCGCCCAAAGGCGGACCCGTTCTTTAAAATCACGTTTTTTATTCATTGCCTTTATCATCAGCCGGATGCAATGAAATCGGAAATTGCCGGATTCTAATTCGGTTGAATAATATCCTTATATTCCTAATTCCTAATTCAAAATTCATAATTGCCCTATATCCGGTTTGCCTTTTCCAGCAGGTTGAAAAGATCCTCTACCAATCCGGTGACCAGATCCAGATCATCGGTTTTGGCAAAGATGGCAAAGGTTACTTTCTTGCGCAGTTCCCGCAACGAATTCTCGCTTTTCTTCCAGTTGGGGTACTCGACAAAGGCCTCCCTGATCTTGCGGCTCACCTCTTCGGCGTTTTCTATCTTGGCGTCCAGAAGGGTGCGAAATACAAAATAGGTCAATCCGTCAAAACCTTTTTCGGCCTGCTCTTTCTTGCGTTTTTCATTGGCTTCCACTTCCCTCAGCAGCTCGGCAAGCGCCTCGGCGGTAGTGGTCTGGCGATTCTCGAAGTTTTCCTGCACTGCCAGGGCACGCTCCGCCATGGCAATGAGGTACGGGTCGTTGCTTTCTTCCTCGGCCTTCTTTTCAATGCTCTTGACCAGGTTGATGATCTTGCTGCCGGCACCACCTTTTTTATTAGTGATATATTCGACGGTCTCTTCGTTGATGGTCAGGACTTCTGAAACGTGCTGGATATAAGTAGTGCCGATATGGTTCCGCACCAGCTCATTGGTCTTTTTCTGGAATGCCCTGTCGACCTGGATGCGTTTGGCGTAGGCCTTCCGCACCACGTCGTAAATCGCGGACAGGGTGGAGTAATCATCGATAAAAGGCCGCAGGAAAGCATCCGGCGAGATGATCTCATAAAGCATCTCGATTTCCTTGTACTCCTTGAAGAACTCCTTGCGCCGGGCCGG
This is a stretch of genomic DNA from Desulfobacterales bacterium. It encodes these proteins:
- a CDS encoding YeeE/YedE family protein; protein product: MKKNNYWSPYLAGGAIGLTLLVTFCIMGWGLGASSAFARLGAVGLKTVSPDYAGSLKYLGRYLQTAAPLKDWLLFEVGGILLGGLTAALLSGSFKFRFDKGRRIDNKTRLLAGFGGGLLIGFASRLARGCTSGVALAGGAQLAVAGFVFVIAMFASGFVTAAIYRRLW
- a CDS encoding ATP-binding protein — its product is MKLIRQGEGLTLEFKEYHRNLNKGVYEMVCAFLNRHGGILLLGVTPAWQGRRLVTTFI
- a CDS encoding M48 family metallopeptidase; this encodes MNKKRDFKERVRLWAKKLEVKVVWLGVRPMRNKWASCSTNGHLNFNTELLELDRDLWDYVIVHELLHFFVPNHGKLWKSLMRAHLGDYEKMEERVLKKGRETGQA